The Flammeovirga yaeyamensis genome segment TGGACCAGCAGATTGTTACTGGATTAAGACATGGAAAAACGGGAACCTCCTCAATAAATCATCAGAAATTCTTTTAGCATTTGATATAACTCCAGGCAGAAGTGACTTTGGTAATATATTAACCGAACCTACGGCTTTCATCCCTCCTGTTAGACTAGGAATTAATTTGAGTATTTCTGAAGATGAAGAAAACAGAGGTGAAAAAAATTATGAAGTCGGCGATAGCGTTTATTGTGAAATTCATTCTATGACAGAAAAAGCGTTCGATTTTATGAGTCGATCTAGGTCTGCTATGTCAAATGGAGGGCTTTTTGCTACTCCATTAGCTAACGTACCTACGAACATTATTGCAACTAACCAAGATGCAGAAGGAATGGTTATAGGAGTTTTTAATGGTTCTGCAATATCTTCGAAAGGTTATCGTATTAATACTAAACCCCCTTATGATAATAGACAACTCTAGGGGTATTATTAGACCATAGATTTTTTATTATGTCAATTCAACAGGAAGTTGAAAAATTTAACCCATCAAGGGATCGTGTAGAAGGATATTATTCTGAAAGTTATAAAAGAATTGACCGCAGTATGCAAGTTACTTTATTAAGTATGTTTGTATTGGCGTTAGGTTTATCTTTTGAAACTGGTAAGTGGATTATTGCTTTGGGTTTAGCAACAGCTAGTACAATCTCTTACTTTATACTTTTATATAATAGCAGCAGTTCTACCTCTCCGAGGTATATTCTTGCATTTACTTTTTATCTATTTCAGGTACAATATTTAGTTGTTTCTCCTAATATTCCTTTTGCTCAATTTGCTTTTTTTGGGGTAATGACATTGCTGACCATGTATCAGAGTTGGTCGGTACTTACACTCTATTTTATTCTAACAGTAATGACCTACATCTCATTAGTGCTTCTTGGTACTGATATGTGGTTAACCACTTTATTGTATGAAAGCTTAGAGAATAAATCTTATCATGGTTTTGTATCAATTCCTTTAATTACTTTCTTTTATTTTGGCACCTGTTTATACATTTCTGAGAACCTCAAAAAACAAGCTTACAGAAATGCTCGTTATGCTATCTTCTTAGAAGATCAAATGCATATTGAAGAAAATACTAAACTCGCTCAAGATATTGCTAATGGGAAACTGTACGAAAAGTACGATATCTTCGAAAACGATATACTAGGTAACTTATTGATCAGCATGAGAGATCAAGTTAGAGAGCAAAAAGAAAGTGTTGAAAAACAAGGTTGGATTGCCTCAGGTTTATCATCTATTAGTGAATTACTTTTATCTGTGAAAGATATCAAAAAGCTAAGTACCAAAACCTTAAGAGAGATAACAGAATATATGCAAGCTACTTTAGGTGCTTTTTACCTTTATGATAAAGAAAATGACAATTTAGTCGTGACTGCTTGCTATAGTCAACATAGAAGAAAAAAAATCGGCGATACTTATAACGTAGGTGAAGGACAAGTTGGAGAGGTTTATTTAAAAAACTCCCCTACTTTAATTCATGAGATACCTGAAGATTATGTCCCTATAAATTCGGGATTAGGGGAAGCAAAACCTAAAAACGTATTTATCGTTCCTTTATCAATTAAGAATGATGTAGTAGGTGTTATTGAAGTAGCATCTTTAAGAGAATTTTCATTTGAAGAAAAATCCCTTCTAACTGAGATTGCTCCTTCTATTGCCTTAACGATCAGAACAATTCAATCAACTTTAAAAACGAATGAGCTTTTTGAAGAAGCTCAGAAAACTAATGAAACTTTAGTTTCTAAGGAAGAGTCATTAAAAGAGAATATGTTCTTGCTTCAGGAAGCCAAGAATCAGATGGAAGTAAAGCAGCAGCAATTAGAAAATCAAGAGGAAGAAAGTCTATTGTTCTTTGAACGTGCTTTAGATGCCATGATTGCCTTTGATAATGAGGGTAATATTTTAAGATTAAACCCTGCTGCTTCTCATATCTTCCAAATTGGAATTATTACTGAGGATAAGAATATTACAGAAATATTAGGTAAGAATTTTGAAAGAGCATTAAATAACAGAAAGACCATGAAGCTTAAACGTGCTTCTGGAGATGTCTTTACAGCTTTAGTATTTATCACGGAAATCACCTTAAATGATGACGTGAGAAGAATTGCCTATATACAAGATATATCTGATCAAGATAAAAAAGAAAAAGAATTAAGAATTCTACTAGATAGGGCCCAATTAAGAAACGAACAACTATCTTTACAGGAGAAAACGATGAAAGAAAGTTTAATGCTTAATATCAACATTCAAGAAAAATTAAATAGTGCTAATAAACAAATTAGTGATTTGGAAGTTGAGATAGGTAAACTTCATCAAAAATTACGTGAAAACAACTAATGAACACTACGACTTTGAACAGAATTAGCAGTGACGAATTTAAAGCTGCAATGAGAAAATTGACAGCCTCTGTGACCTTGGTCACAACAAACGGAGCTAATGGAAAAGATGGTTTAACGGCTACTGCTGTAACTTCACTTTCAGACACCCCTCCTAGCTTGATAGTATGTGTCAATAAAAGTAGCTCTGCCCATCAGAAAATTATAGACAATAAAGTGTTTAATGTTCATATTCTTAGTGAAGAACAAGAACAACTTTCAAACTGTTTTGCTGGTTTTACTGGAAAACATGGAGAAGATAAATTTGCGGAAGGCAATTGGCAGATAGATGAATCGTCTATTAAATTAGAGGGGGCATTAGTAAATATGGAATGTGAATTATCCGAATACCATGACGGGTTCACTCATCATATTTTTATTGGTGAAATCAGAAAAGTTGAAATTGGTCAGTCGACAAAACCATTACTTTATGGCGAAGGGAAATATACTTCCACAAAATAGTCGATTTCTGTTTTAATATTACATTATATAATAAGTCTTTTGAAAAGTGTATCAAGCTTTTTTAAAGGCTTTTCCTTTTAAAAAAATTGCAATATTGAACAAAACGATTTAGTGAGTCATTCTACTTGTGGATCAAAAATTATAATTATATGAAAAATCCAATTTTGGCTCATTTACTGATATAAATAAAGTGATAATTCACCCATTTGCATTGTATTTATATGACTAGAAGACTACAATTTATCATCTTATTGCACTTAAACAAGATACGATTTATGTCATTTAGTTAAAATTTAAAGGCCAAATGCTTGATTTTAAGATTCATTATTATTTTATTTAAGTATTGGAACTATTTTTAACCTTAAATAGAATGTTTATTTAGTAATATTGTACATGAAATAAATTTTAAAATTACAATAGAAAATTGCACAATTCGTATATTTTCTGGTAAAAATCAAGCCCAATTACTTTGACAGGATACAATATTTCTCCCATTAATTTAGAATGACTATGATTGAAGAGTACAACAAAATTATTGAGTCTTTAAACATCAAATTCATTAGATCAAATAGTCTAAACGTAATTCGATCTGTAAAAGTCTCAAACTTTTATGACGTCCAAAACACCGTCATACAAGTAAAATCTGGCGTAGTTCAGATAAGCGAAACTGAAATTGCTAGAAAAGGCGAGCTTGTTTTCATACCTGGTGGTAAATCTGTTGAGATTGCATTTGGCGATCAAGACACAACTGAAGTAACTAATGAGAGTTTCATTAACGATAGAGATTCTTATTTAAGAAAAGTTACTGATGATGTTTCTTTGCACGACGTACAAACCAGCTTTACCTCTGTTACATTCGATGCCAAAGCATTTGATTCTGTAAACTTCTTCAATTCTTTAGATATACCTCCTTTTATCTTGCCGGAACAACCTATCGTAAACGAAGCGATTAATAAGATTTACAAAGAATCTTTGGGTGAAAAGCCCGGGAAAGATAGAATTGCAACTAACTTGACTGAATATGCAGTAATCGAAGTATTCAGACATGTACTAGAGAAAAAATTATTTGTTGAGCAAATCGCTACCAACAGTAATTATTTTAAAGATCCACGTCTAATCGATATCTTCAACTTCATCAAAGACAATTTATCTAGCGATCTCTCTAACAAGATTTTAGCAAATGTTGCCAATGTATCAGAAGA includes the following:
- a CDS encoding GAF domain-containing protein codes for the protein MSIQQEVEKFNPSRDRVEGYYSESYKRIDRSMQVTLLSMFVLALGLSFETGKWIIALGLATASTISYFILLYNSSSSTSPRYILAFTFYLFQVQYLVVSPNIPFAQFAFFGVMTLLTMYQSWSVLTLYFILTVMTYISLVLLGTDMWLTTLLYESLENKSYHGFVSIPLITFFYFGTCLYISENLKKQAYRNARYAIFLEDQMHIEENTKLAQDIANGKLYEKYDIFENDILGNLLISMRDQVREQKESVEKQGWIASGLSSISELLLSVKDIKKLSTKTLREITEYMQATLGAFYLYDKENDNLVVTACYSQHRRKKIGDTYNVGEGQVGEVYLKNSPTLIHEIPEDYVPINSGLGEAKPKNVFIVPLSIKNDVVGVIEVASLREFSFEEKSLLTEIAPSIALTIRTIQSTLKTNELFEEAQKTNETLVSKEESLKENMFLLQEAKNQMEVKQQQLENQEEESLLFFERALDAMIAFDNEGNILRLNPAASHIFQIGIITEDKNITEILGKNFERALNNRKTMKLKRASGDVFTALVFITEITLNDDVRRIAYIQDISDQDKKEKELRILLDRAQLRNEQLSLQEKTMKESLMLNINIQEKLNSANKQISDLEVEIGKLHQKLRENN
- a CDS encoding flavin reductase family protein; this encodes MNTTTLNRISSDEFKAAMRKLTASVTLVTTNGANGKDGLTATAVTSLSDTPPSLIVCVNKSSSAHQKIIDNKVFNVHILSEEQEQLSNCFAGFTGKHGEDKFAEGNWQIDESSIKLEGALVNMECELSEYHDGFTHHIFIGEIRKVEIGQSTKPLLYGEGKYTSTK
- a CDS encoding AraC family transcriptional regulator; the encoded protein is MEEYNKIIESLNIKFIRSNSLNVIRSVKVSNFYDVQNTVIQVKSGVVQISETEIARKGELVFIPGGKSVEIAFGDQDTTEVTNESFINDRDSYLRKVTDDVSLHDVQTSFTSVTFDAKAFDSVNFFNSLDIPPFILPEQPIVNEAINKIYKESLGEKPGKDRIATNLTEYAVIEVFRHVLEKKLFVEQIATNSNYFKDPRLIDIFNFIKDNLSSDLSNKILANVANVSEDYVGQYFKMLTGINPQDYIEYQRMEKAVELLRTSRKSIRAIGSEVGYKDTAYFCRRFKMMFGIPAGKMRRRDSLMNV